In Brachybacterium saurashtrense, the genomic stretch CGCTGGGCGTGTCCGTGATCGTGGTGCTCGCCCACGGCTCCTGCGGTGCGGTGAAGGCCGCGATCGACCAGACCACCGCCGATCCGAGCCCCGTCACGCCGGCGATCCGCAAGGAGCTGGAGGAGATCCGCCCCGCCGTGCAGCAGGAGTGGTTCGCGACCCAGCAGGTCAGCCCGTACGTCGACACGGACCTCATCGAGGCCGACGCCGTGGGCCGCCGCCACCTCGCCGAGACCGTCAACGCGCTCATGCGCCAGTCCACCGTCATCTCCGACGCGGTCGCCGCGGGCGAGCTCGGGATCGTCGGTTGCCAGTACCAGCTCGAGGAGGGGCGCGTCGCCCCGATCTCCTGGGTGGGGAAGCTCGACGTCACGCGCTGAGCGGGCGCACCCCACCGCCAGACAGTACATCGCTCGCTGTACTATCGGGGCATGCACGAGACCGTCACCCTGAGCCATACCGCGTCGCTGGCCCGGCTGGGCCATGCGCTCTCCGATGCGACGCGGGCGCGCGCCCTGCTCGCACTGCGGGAGGCCCCCGGGCTCCCCTCGGATCTTGCCGACGCCCTCGGCGTCTCCCGGCAGACGATGTCGAACCATCTCGCCTGCCTGCGCGGCTGCGGGCTGGTCGAGGGAGTGCGGGAGGGGCGGCACACCTGGTACCGGCTCGCCGACCCGCAGGTGGCCGATGCCCTCTCGGGCCTCGTGGAGCTCGCGCTCGTGGTCGACCCCGACTGCTGCACCGGCGCGGAGTGCCGCTGCGCATGAGCACGTCCCACACCGCCCTCACGCCTGCCCGTCGGCACATCCTGCAGCGCCGGATCCGCTGGGTGGTCGCCGCGACCATCACCTACAACGTCATCGAAGCGGTGATCGCGCTGGCCGCAGGGCGTGCAGCGTCTTCCTCCGCGCTGATCGGCTTCGGTCTGGACTCGATCGTGGAGGTGCTCTCCGCCGCGGCGGTGGCCTGGCAGTTCGCCGGGCCCGACCCGCAGCGGCGCGAGCGGATCGCCCTGCCGGTGATCGCGGTGGCCTTCTTCGCCCTCGCCCTCGTCGTCACGGTCGATGCGCTGCGCTCCCTTCTCGGCACCGGCGCGGCGGAGCATTCTTCCGTGGGCATCGCCCTGGCGGCCGTGAGCGTGGTGCTGATGCCCGCCTTCTCGCTGTTCGAGCGGCGCACCGGCCGCGAGCTCGGCTCCGCGAGCGCGGTCGCCGACTCGAAGCAGACGCTGATCTGCGCGTACCTCTCCGCCGCGGTGCTGATGGGGCTGGTGGCCAACAGCCTGCTGGGCTGGTCCTGGGCAGATCCGGTCGCTGCCCTGATCATCGCCGTCTTCGCGGTGCGCGAGGGAGTGGAGGCCTGGCGCGGGGAGGCGTGCGCGCAGCCGGTCTCCGCGCTCGTGCAGGAAGGCAGCGGGAAGGAGGGCGGTGGGTGCTGCTGAGCAGGCGTACCCGCCCGTATGCCGCGGCCTACCGGCAGCGGTCCCTGCTCCGGACCGCGGCCTGATCTAGTCCGCCGCGAGCACGGCCCGTCGCCACCCGCGGGCGGAGCTGAGCAGCGCGATCTCCTCGGCCCGGTGCAGGTCCGCCACGGTGAGCTCTCGCTCCACGAGCGTCCCGTCCTCGCGCGCGAGTCGTCGCCCCACCCCGTCCAGGCAGCCGTCGGCCAGCGGCGGCGTGCACCAGGTGCCGTCCAGGCGCAGAGCCAGGGACGCGATGGTGGTCTCCACCAGCCGCCCGTGGACGCCGCGGAGGATCACGTCGTCGGCCTGCGGGTGGCGGGCGCGCGCCGCGTCGAAGTGGTCGCGCACGGTGGTCTTGTGCGCGCTGAGCTCGGTGGGGATGTCGGTGAGCTGGTCGTCGACGGCGAGGAGCACCGGCTCCGGCGCGGCGGTGAGCGGGCGCGGCTCCGCGGCGCAGCTGCCGTCCCGGCGCAGTCGCAGCCGCACGAGCTGGGCACCGTCCAGGGAGGCGAGATCTGCCAGCGCCGCGGTGAGCGACTCCTCGTCCACCACGATCCGGAAGTGCGCGGCCGAGGCCCGCAGCCGGCGCAGGTGGTGCTCGAGGTGCCGGGCGTGCCCCTCATGCACGGCGATCGTCTCCAGCAGCGCGAAGGGCTCGCGCTCCCCCACCGGCAGCACGGCGGCCTTCGCGAGGAGCTCGTCGTACTCACCGTCGGCCGTGGACCCCCAGGTGATGCCGCCTCCGGCACCGTAGACGGCGGTGCCGTCGGCCCGATCCAGCACCACGGTGCGGATCGCGACGGAGAAGCGCGCCCGGGGCCTGTCACCGGGGGCCACCACACCGATCGCGCCGCAGTACACGCCGCGCGGGGAGTCCTCGAGGCGGGTGATCAGCTCCATCGTGGACAGCTTCGGGGCGCCGGTGATGGACCCGCACGGGAACATCGCCGCGAGCACATCCACCAGCCCGGTGCCGGGCCGGGTGCGGGCGCGCAGGCGCGAGACCAGCTGGAGCACGGTCGGGTACTCCTCCACACCGAGCAGCTCGGTGACCTGGACGCTGCCTGGCTCGCTGATGCGGGCGAGGTCGTTGCGCAGCAGGTCCACGATCATGACGTTCTCGGCGCGGTCCTTCTCCCCGCCCACCAGCGCCTCCCGGGCGGCGCGGTCGCGGGCGGGGTCGCCGGTGCGCACGGCGGTGCCCTTCATGGGGGCGGTGGTGACCTCTTCGCCGTCCCAGGTCAGGAAGGTCTCGGGGCTCGCGCTGACGATCACGGCGTCGCCCAGGTCGAGGTAGGCGTGGTGGGCGCCGCGCTGGCGGCGGGCGAGGTCCCCGTACAGCCCGTACGGATCGCCGGTGAGCTGCGAGCGCAGGCGGGTGG encodes the following:
- a CDS encoding carbonic anhydrase, producing the protein MSNPRVTPQQAWDALAEGNERFMAGTLNHPQQSAARRSELSTFQAPNAAFLGCSDSRVAAEILFDCGLGDLFVVRNIGQIANENTVATMEFAVSALGVSVIVVLAHGSCGAVKAAIDQTTADPSPVTPAIRKELEEIRPAVQQEWFATQQVSPYVDTDLIEADAVGRRHLAETVNALMRQSTVISDAVAAGELGIVGCQYQLEEGRVAPISWVGKLDVTR
- a CDS encoding cation transporter, translating into MSTSHTALTPARRHILQRRIRWVVAATITYNVIEAVIALAAGRAASSSALIGFGLDSIVEVLSAAAVAWQFAGPDPQRRERIALPVIAVAFFALALVVTVDALRSLLGTGAAEHSSVGIALAAVSVVLMPAFSLFERRTGRELGSASAVADSKQTLICAYLSAAVLMGLVANSLLGWSWADPVAALIIAVFAVREGVEAWRGEACAQPVSALVQEGSGKEGGGCC
- the pabB gene encoding aminodeoxychorismate synthase component I, with the translated sequence MTSSSLAVPRARLDDLVTGEVLQFERFTREIRAERPEEVRPALAEIEQAVAAGSWAVVMLAYEAAAGLDPQAQTHPGDGSVPLAWAGIAEGPDPHPAPLTPAGGYALEPWLPDWARAEHADRIAAVRAAIAEGNTYQTNLTTRLRSQLTGDPYGLYGDLARRQRGAHHAYLDLGDAVIVSASPETFLTWDGEEVTTAPMKGTAVRTGDPARDRAAREALVGGEKDRAENVMIVDLLRNDLARISEPGSVQVTELLGVEEYPTVLQLVSRLRARTRPGTGLVDVLAAMFPCGSITGAPKLSTMELITRLEDSPRGVYCGAIGVVAPGDRPRARFSVAIRTVVLDRADGTAVYGAGGGITWGSTADGEYDELLAKAAVLPVGEREPFALLETIAVHEGHARHLEHHLRRLRASAAHFRIVVDEESLTAALADLASLDGAQLVRLRLRRDGSCAAEPRPLTAAPEPVLLAVDDQLTDIPTELSAHKTTVRDHFDAARARHPQADDVILRGVHGRLVETTIASLALRLDGTWCTPPLADGCLDGVGRRLAREDGTLVERELTVADLHRAEEIALLSSARGWRRAVLAAD
- a CDS encoding ArsR/SmtB family transcription factor — protein: MHETVTLSHTASLARLGHALSDATRARALLALREAPGLPSDLADALGVSRQTMSNHLACLRGCGLVEGVREGRHTWYRLADPQVADALSGLVELALVVDPDCCTGAECRCA